From Corticium candelabrum chromosome 13, ooCorCand1.1, whole genome shotgun sequence, a single genomic window includes:
- the LOC134189259 gene encoding uncharacterized protein LOC134189259, whose product MGTTVSARFWQLIALGLAWVGYSTTYLLRKPISVIKNDLKTELGFSMTQLGWLDTAFLLPYAASQVLLGSLGDRVSPRKMLGGSMLIASASMVSFGYWKSHSVFLLLLFINGAAQSLAWPGAVKGVVSWFNGDDKNTALGVLGTSAFVGGFLGTAVAVQLQKDGWETCFVIPSVVVASVGLVIIVLFKSSQDIQNAADGVQSREKEVTSHTSFSELWRIRSLPEVTVCCFFVKFIRYCMLMWLPMYLYTELRYSKIESGMLSTVFDIGGILGSVLLGFISDRLFQGNVLCCTSVALFLSSAAFLLFLFTSSQGMMYNGLGMLLAGITNCGSDTMITGPIAAQIGEQDGRNVQSATTGIVNGIGTAGAILQGPLVGILAGFIGWSGVFYAMVLLTLVSGFFMVRVQSAQNAVTFQEL is encoded by the exons ATGGGTACGACTGTTTCAGCTCGTTTTTGGCAGTTGATAGCTCTTGGATTAGCCTGGGTAGGTTACTCTACTACGTATCTTCTAAGAAAGCCAATCAGCGTT ATAAAGAACGACCTCAAGACTGAACTAGGATTCTCCATGACTCAGTTAGGCTGGCTTGATACGGCCTTCTTGCTGCCCTATGCTGCCTCGCAG GTTCTGTTGGGATCTCTTGGTGACAGAGTAAGTCCTCGGAAGATGCTGGGTGGCTCAATGCTTATAGCCTCTGCTTCTATG GTGTCATTTGGTTACTGGAAATCACATTCTGTatttctgctgctgcttttcaTTAACGGTGCAGCTCAA TCTCTGGCTTGGCCCGGCGCTGTGAAAGGTGTTGTCTCATGGTTCAACGGAGACGACAAGAACACTGCATTAGGTGTGTTAGGAACATCAGCATTTGTTGGCGGATTTCTTGGCactgctgttgct GTTCAATTGCAGAAAGATGGATGGGAGACTTGCTTTGTGATTCCATCAGTAGTTGTG GCAAGTGTAGGACTTGTTATAATAGTTCTGTTTAAATCATCACAGGACATACAAAATGCTGCAG ATGGTGTACAATCTAGAGAAAAGGAAGTTACATCTCACACGTCATTTAGCGAATTATGGAGaatcag GTCGCTTCCTGAAGTgacagtttgttgtttttttgttaAATTCATTCGATATTGCATGTTGATGTGGCTACCCATGTATCTTTACACTGAG CTCAGGTACAGTAAAATTGAGTCAGGAATGCTGTCAACCGTCTTTGATATTGGAGGCATACTTGGCTCGGTTCTACTCGGATTTATATCAGATAG ACTGTTCCAGGGAAATGTGTTATGTTGCACGTCTGTGGCCTTGTTTCTTAGTTCAGCTGCTTTCCTTCTGTTCCTCTTTACTTCATCGCAGGGAATGATGTATAATGGCTTGGGCATGCTTCTTGCTGGGATCACAAACTGTGGGTCAGACACGATGATTACAGGCCCAATTGCTGCACAGATAGGAGAACAGGATGGTCGTAATGTCCAGTCTGCAACAACCGGGATTGTCAATG ggATTGGCACAGCTGGAGCCATCTTGCAAGGTCCTCTAGTTGGTATTTTAGCTGGTTTCATTGGATGGTCAGGAGTGTTCTATGCGATGGTCCTGCTTACACTAGTATCAGGATTCTTTATGGTTCGAGTCCAATCTGCACAGAATGCAGTTACATTCCAAGAATTGTAA